The genomic stretch GGCGGCGCTGGCCTGCGGGCGATTCTGGGACGTGCTGAGCGTGCCGGTCGAACTGGGCGTGCTGGCCCTCGACGCCCTGCTGTGCATCCCGCAGCCGCCCGGTCCGGCACTGGCCGACACCGTCGCCGGCCGGGTGGGCTTCTTCCTGCCGCCCGATCCGCTCGGCCACTGGATCGGCTCCGACGTCCGCTATCTGGGCAAGGGTTCGTGGATCACGGTGCCCGCGCCGCACCGGGCCGTGGGGCGCCTGCGGTGGCTGATCCCACCGGACGGCGCCGGTGCGTTATTCCTCCCCGCTGCCGTGGAGTTGGCCCTACAGCAGGCACTCGGCGTCCTCACCGCGCAGGCCAACGCGCGCGGACGCTGCCCCATGTGCGGGGCACTGAGCACCGGACCCCGAATCCCGGGCGACGACTGACCCCGCCGAGGGGAACCAGGCCTCCGACGCCAGGCAGGACGGGACCAGGGCGGCGGTCCACTGGGCATCCCGGGCACCAGGGACCATCCGGCCCCGCGCCTGCCACTCGGTGACCAAGGCCGCATAGATGGGCGGATTCCTCTGGGTCCTCTGGGCTGACGCGGAGAGTCCGGCAGGGCGCGCTCGCCGCTCTTCGTTCGCCGGGACGAGGGACCCTGTGGTGACTGTGCGATCCATGTCGCTGCCAACGCGTCGGAGTGCGGCGAGGGTGCGCGCCCGTCCTCCGGAACGCCCGCATCAGGGGAAACACGGTCCCTCGATCGGGGCCATGCGGTTATCCGACAGGCATACACCGGCACCGACCGGTCGGCGCCCACCATGGTGCACGACTCACCTGGTCGACCTTCGCGTCGCAGCATGAGGGCGCTCCGCCACCGTCGGGAGCAACAGGGGGCCCGCTCGCTTGGCACGGCGTTGAACCAGGGCGGTTTCCAGGCGGGCGATGCCCGGGAGGGCGGCCAAGTCGTCGGCCAGGTAGTCGTGCAGGGCCGCCGTGTCAGGGCACTGGATCATGGCGAAGACCGAGGTGCGCCCCGTTGTGACGGCGGCGAAGGCGACCGCCGTGTGCCGTGACAGTGCCTCGGTCACCTCGCCCAGCGCGGCCGGTGCCACCTCCAGCCACAGCAGCGCCTCCAGCGGGTAGCCGAAGTGGGCCGGGCTCACGTCCACCTCGAAATGCAGCACCCCGGCGGCCCGCAGCCCGGCGATGCGGCGCCGCACGGTCGAGGCCGACCACTCGGTGGCGGCGGCCAGATGCGCCACGTCCGCCCGCCCGTCCAGGGCCAGTTCGCCCACCAGCCGCGCCTCCCCGTCGCCCCAGCCGGACGGCTCGGCAAGGTCGTCCAGGTCGTCCGGTGGCTCCGGAGCGGTGTCGAGAAGGGCCGCCTGCTCGGCTGCGTCCAACGCGCTCGTCCGGCCCGCCCAGCCGCCGACCCCGGCGACCGGGCGCAGCACGCAGCACGCCTCGACGTCACGGATTCCTTGGGTCCGGAACAGATGGTCGAACAGCGGACGTCCGGCCTCCGTCCCTTCGATCGGAGTGCGCACCATGCAGGTCAGCCGTGTCCCGCCGACGACCGGAGCGATCCACGAGGTGTCGTCCCGCTGCGCGAGGGCGGCGGTCAGCGCCTCGACGGTGTCCGGCGCGCAGTCGATGCGGACGAACCAGTCGAGCATGCCGATCCGTCGACTGTCGACGAGTCCGACGACCCGGACCACCAGCGCCGACCGCAGCCGGTGGTAGCGGCGCGCCACCGTGCGCTCCGGCGCGCCCAGCACGGCGGCGATACGGCTGAAGGAGGCCCGCCCGTCGATCTGGAGCGCATGGATCAGACGGCGATCCAGCGCGTCGAGTGTGACGGATTGCGTCACCAGGCCCTCCTGAAACGTCTGAACACGTCGATGCCGGGGACATTAAAGCGTGCTGCGGAGCACCGGGCAGGACGCTGACGGCGACGACCCCAGAAAGGGCGACCACCCCAGAAAGGCAGACCCATGTTGACCGTCCTCCCCATCCGCTACGTCGCCGACGTCGAGGCGTCCCGCACCTTCTACGCCGGGCTGGGCCTCGACGTGCGGCAGGAACCCGGCGCGGCCGTCTGGGTCCGCCTGGACGCCTCCGCGGGCGCCGTCGGCGTCCATGCCGCCGCCGTCTCGCAGGGCCGCGTGCCCGGCACCACGGAACTGGGCTTCGCCACGGAGGAGCCGCTGGAGGAGATCGCGCAGCGGCTCGAACGCGACGGTTACCCCTACGAACTCGTCGAGGAGAACTTCGGCCACAGCATCCGGGTCACCGACCCGGACGGGGTAGTCGTCCAGATCCAGCACATCGACTCCGACACCGTGCGCAGGTCGGCCGCGGCGGTGGCGGAGGACGCCGTCTGACCGGAAGGCGTCAGCCCCCAGACGTCAGTCACCACGCTCATCACTTCAGGAAGATCCGGCCATGGAACCGCTCGCCACGCTCGTCGCCGTCACCGGCCTACTGACGCTCGCCGGGGCGCTCGGGGCCGAACGGCTCCGTCGGCCGACCACCGCACTGCGGGGCGGTCTGGCGGCCATGTTCACCGTCACCGGGGGCGCGCACTTCATCGGGATGCGCGAGGAGATCGTCGACATGGTGCCGTCGGCTCTGCCGGCCCCGGGTCTGCTCGTCACACTGACCGGCATCGCCGAAATCGCCTGCGCGGTCGGGTTGTTGTGGTCGCGGACCGCTCGGGCCGCGGCGGCCGCGCTCAGTGTGATGCTGGTCGTGATGTTCCCCGCCAATGTGTACGCCGCCGACGGTGACGTGCCGTGGTGGGACCGGCTCGGCCCCCGGACGGCCATGCAGGTCGTCTTCCTCGCGGCCACCGTCACGGTGCTGGTTCGGCATGGGAGGGCGGCCGCGGAACCTTCCTTGCGGTAGGGAAGAATGCTGGGCATGACGACTTGAAGAGCACCGGCAGGGCGGCGGCGATGGATCAAGGTCGGGACCTGGGACACCGTTCTCGACGGGGACCAATGGACCTGCGCCGCCTGCGGAACGCCGGTCCGCTCATACCAACACCGGTTCCATCCACCCGAGTCCTCCCTGTATGAGCGCTGCCTTGGCGTCGCCTGGTGCTCGGGCTGCCGGATCTACTCCGCGAATATGGTTCACGTCCCCCGCTCGCGGAGGCTCGTCGACGCCCTGTCCTCCCTGCCTCCTGAGCGCCGGGAACGGCTGATACGTTCGGAAACAGGCTTGATCGATTTCCTGAACGCGCACGGCCGTTGACGCTTCCGGCGTAGGTCCAGAGCCCTCGTCCCCGAGCCTCCAAGATCATCCGGAAGTCCGATGCCGCCGTGTCGGGAGGGGAGCAGGCTTTCCGGTGAAGTGACGGACGAGTCGGAAACGGAGAGCGTGCCATGTCGTACCCCGAGGACCTGACCTACCCGGAGCCCCGCTATCACGGTGACAAGGGAGAGGTGACCGCGGTCTTCCGCCGTGCGGACACCCCACCGGACCTTTCCTCCCCCGGCGGCTCGACGAGCTACCTCGCCACCAACGAATCGACGGGCGGCGAATTCGGCCTGTACAAGGTGGATTTGGCCGCCCGTGCAGCCGGCGCCAAGACCCATTTCCACAAGGCCATGTCGGAGTCCTTCTACATCCTCTCCGGCGAACTGGAGCTCTACAACGGCGAGAAGTGGGTCACGGGCCGCACCGGAGATTTCCTCTACGTCCCGGTCGGCGGCCTCC from Streptomyces davaonensis JCM 4913 encodes the following:
- a CDS encoding Lrp/AsnC family transcriptional regulator; amino-acid sequence: MTQSVTLDALDRRLIHALQIDGRASFSRIAAVLGAPERTVARRYHRLRSALVVRVVGLVDSRRIGMLDWFVRIDCAPDTVEALTAALAQRDDTSWIAPVVGGTRLTCMVRTPIEGTEAGRPLFDHLFRTQGIRDVEACCVLRPVAGVGGWAGRTSALDAAEQAALLDTAPEPPDDLDDLAEPSGWGDGEARLVGELALDGRADVAHLAAATEWSASTVRRRIAGLRAAGVLHFEVDVSPAHFGYPLEALLWLEVAPAALGEVTEALSRHTAVAFAAVTTGRTSVFAMIQCPDTAALHDYLADDLAALPGIARLETALVQRRAKRAGPLLLPTVAERPHAATRRSTR
- a CDS encoding VOC family protein, which codes for MLTVLPIRYVADVEASRTFYAGLGLDVRQEPGAAVWVRLDASAGAVGVHAAAVSQGRVPGTTELGFATEEPLEEIAQRLERDGYPYELVEENFGHSIRVTDPDGVVVQIQHIDSDTVRRSAAAVAEDAV
- a CDS encoding DoxX family protein produces the protein MEPLATLVAVTGLLTLAGALGAERLRRPTTALRGGLAAMFTVTGGAHFIGMREEIVDMVPSALPAPGLLVTLTGIAEIACAVGLLWSRTARAAAAALSVMLVVMFPANVYAADGDVPWWDRLGPRTAMQVVFLAATVTVLVRHGRAAAEPSLR
- a CDS encoding cupin domain-containing protein, coding for MSYPEDLTYPEPRYHGDKGEVTAVFRRADTPPDLSSPGGSTSYLATNESTGGEFGLYKVDLAARAAGAKTHFHKAMSESFYILSGELELYNGEKWVTGRTGDFLYVPVGGLHAFRNTTDEPTSMLMLFSPGAPREEYFERVAEMSQRSSEELKRFRVRHDSYFVEDFESSAE